In one window of Rhodanobacter sp. FDAARGOS 1247 DNA:
- a CDS encoding DUF4105 domain-containing protein, with protein MRQTGLAFLLLALWLAIAPAHASVANAPGANLEVSLITYGPGETYWERFGHDAIEVRDTVSGEAVSFNYGVFDFNEANFFVNFARGRMHYLMDAAPTSLDESYYVEAGRSITRQPLALDANQAAALRDFLLWNLRPENAGYNYDYYADNCTTRVRDALNQALGGIVATQMKSRAGGMTYRQQTDRLMSGQPWLMLVLDLGLGPYADQPLDAWRESFLPEVLQSQLREVKVDDGHGGLRPLVIGEQLVSANRLEVPPTVPPDLRLPLALAGLLLAALLVLGRRHWPTGYALLGTIYLVAAGLVGIVLLALWTLTSHHSAWANANLLLFNPLAFLLLPTLWRARRGLAASRFIDGMIAIQLLACMVAVLLHLLPGTVQQNQPWLLFALPAWLALAWSLRHRR; from the coding sequence ATGCGACAAACCGGTCTCGCGTTCCTGCTCCTCGCCCTGTGGCTGGCCATCGCGCCGGCGCATGCCAGCGTGGCCAACGCGCCGGGGGCGAACCTCGAAGTGTCGCTGATCACCTATGGCCCGGGTGAAACCTACTGGGAGCGCTTCGGCCACGATGCCATCGAGGTGCGCGACACGGTTTCCGGCGAAGCGGTCAGCTTCAACTACGGCGTGTTCGACTTCAACGAGGCCAACTTCTTCGTCAACTTTGCCCGCGGCCGCATGCACTACCTGATGGATGCGGCGCCGACCAGCCTGGACGAAAGCTATTACGTCGAGGCCGGCCGCTCGATCACTCGCCAGCCGCTGGCGCTCGACGCGAACCAGGCCGCTGCGCTGCGCGACTTCCTGTTGTGGAACCTGCGCCCGGAGAACGCGGGCTACAACTACGACTACTACGCGGACAACTGCACCACCCGCGTGCGCGATGCGCTGAACCAGGCGCTGGGCGGCATCGTCGCCACGCAGATGAAATCGCGCGCCGGCGGCATGACCTACCGCCAGCAGACCGATCGTCTGATGAGCGGCCAGCCATGGCTGATGCTGGTGCTGGACCTGGGCCTGGGGCCGTATGCCGACCAGCCGCTCGATGCATGGCGGGAAAGCTTCCTGCCCGAAGTGCTGCAGTCGCAACTGCGCGAGGTGAAGGTGGACGACGGCCACGGCGGCCTGCGTCCGCTGGTGATCGGCGAGCAACTGGTTTCGGCAAACCGGCTCGAAGTGCCGCCGACCGTGCCGCCCGACCTGCGCCTGCCCCTGGCGCTGGCCGGGCTGTTGCTGGCGGCGCTGCTGGTGCTGGGCCGTCGCCACTGGCCCACCGGCTACGCCCTGCTAGGCACGATCTACCTCGTTGCCGCGGGCCTGGTCGGCATCGTGCTGCTGGCGCTGTGGACGCTGACCAGCCATCACTCGGCCTGGGCCAACGCCAACCTGCTGCTGTTCAATCCGCTGGCCTTCCTGTTGCTGCCGACGCTGTGGCGCGCGCGCCGCGGCCTGGCGGCCTCGCGTTTCATCGATGGCATGATCGCGATCCAGCTGCTGGCCTGCATGGTCGCGGTGCTGCTGCACCTGCTGCCCGGCACCGTGCAGCAGAACCAGCCGTGGCTGCTGTTTGCGCTGCCGGCCTGGCTCGCCCTGGCCTGGAGCCTGCGCCACCGCCGCTGA
- the ybeY gene encoding rRNA maturation RNase YbeY, with translation MSAPVILAVGYAVPRAGLPASASFRRWVEAALRGARRRKNVELAIRIVDADEGRTLNRDYRGKDYATNVLSFPAELPPGMNLPLIGDLAICAPVVLREAAEQGKAPRDHWAHLTVHGVLHLLGYDHLVDAEAEAMEALETRILAGLGIADPYA, from the coding sequence ATGAGCGCGCCGGTGATCCTCGCCGTCGGCTACGCCGTACCGCGCGCCGGCCTGCCCGCGTCGGCCAGTTTCCGTCGCTGGGTGGAGGCGGCGTTGCGTGGCGCCAGACGTCGCAAGAACGTCGAGCTGGCGATCCGCATCGTCGACGCCGACGAAGGCCGCACGCTCAATCGCGATTACCGCGGCAAGGATTACGCCACCAACGTGCTGTCGTTCCCCGCCGAACTGCCGCCCGGCATGAACCTGCCGCTGATCGGCGACCTGGCGATCTGCGCGCCGGTGGTGCTGCGCGAGGCCGCCGAACAGGGCAAGGCACCGCGCGACCACTGGGCCCACCTCACCGTCCACGGTGTGCTGCACCTGCTCGGCTACGACCACCTCGTGGACGCCGAAGCCGAGGCGATGGAAGCGCTGGAAACCCGCATCCTGGCCGGCCTCGGCATCGCCGACCCCTACGCCTGA
- the miaB gene encoding tRNA (N6-isopentenyl adenosine(37)-C2)-methylthiotransferase MiaB, with product MSGNPTPPKLFIKTHGCQMNEYDSAKMADVLKASHGMELTQDESEADVILINTCSIREKAQEKVFSQLGRWKQHKKDGKPVLIGVGGCVASQEGDAIVKRAPYVDLVFGPQTLHRLPQLIEQQRASGKPQVDISFPEIEKFDRLPEPRAEGPTAFVSIMEGCSKYCSYCVVPYTRGEELSRPFDDVIVEVAKLAAQGVREVNLLGQNVNAYRGATFDGGIADLAVLIHAIAQIDGIGRIRFTTSHPLEFSDSLIEAYANVPQLANYLHLPVQAGSDRILSAMKRGYTALEFKQKIRKLRAVRPDICVSSDFIVGFPGETAEDFEKTMKLIDDIGFDQSFSFIFSSRPGTPAANLADDTPASEKHERLSRLQAAINANAKAISQAMVGSVQRVLVEKPSTRDASELTGRTENMRFVNFPGHPRLIGQFVDVEITEAMSNSLRGRVKLADEVAALAS from the coding sequence ATGAGCGGCAACCCGACGCCTCCAAAACTCTTCATCAAGACCCACGGTTGCCAGATGAACGAGTACGACTCGGCCAAGATGGCCGACGTGCTGAAGGCGTCGCACGGCATGGAGCTGACCCAGGACGAATCCGAGGCGGACGTGATCCTGATCAACACCTGCTCGATCCGCGAGAAGGCGCAGGAAAAGGTGTTCAGCCAGCTTGGCCGCTGGAAGCAGCACAAGAAGGACGGCAAGCCGGTGCTGATCGGCGTCGGTGGCTGCGTGGCGAGCCAGGAAGGCGACGCCATCGTCAAGCGCGCGCCGTACGTCGACCTGGTGTTCGGCCCGCAGACCCTGCACCGCCTGCCCCAGCTGATCGAACAGCAACGCGCCAGCGGCAAGCCGCAGGTCGACATCAGCTTCCCCGAGATCGAGAAGTTTGACCGCCTGCCCGAGCCACGTGCCGAAGGCCCGACTGCTTTCGTCTCGATCATGGAAGGCTGCTCGAAATACTGCAGCTACTGCGTGGTGCCATACACGCGCGGCGAGGAACTCAGCCGTCCATTCGACGACGTGATCGTCGAGGTGGCCAAGCTCGCCGCCCAGGGCGTGCGCGAAGTGAACCTGCTCGGCCAGAACGTCAACGCGTATCGCGGTGCCACCTTCGACGGCGGCATCGCCGACCTCGCCGTGCTTATCCATGCGATCGCCCAGATCGACGGCATCGGCCGCATCCGCTTCACCACCTCGCATCCGCTGGAGTTCTCCGACTCGCTGATCGAGGCCTACGCCAACGTGCCGCAGCTGGCCAACTACCTGCACCTGCCGGTGCAGGCTGGTTCCGACCGCATCCTCAGCGCAATGAAGCGCGGCTACACCGCGCTGGAATTCAAGCAGAAGATCCGCAAGCTGCGCGCGGTGCGGCCGGACATCTGCGTGTCGTCGGATTTCATCGTGGGCTTCCCCGGCGAGACTGCCGAGGATTTCGAGAAGACCATGAAGCTGATCGACGACATCGGCTTCGACCAGAGCTTCTCCTTCATCTTCTCCTCTCGTCCGGGCACGCCGGCGGCAAACCTCGCCGACGACACGCCGGCCAGTGAAAAGCACGAACGCCTGTCCCGTCTGCAGGCCGCGATCAACGCGAATGCGAAAGCGATCAGCCAGGCGATGGTCGGCAGCGTGCAACGCGTGCTGGTCGAAAAGCCCAGCACCCGCGACGCCAGCGAACTGACCGGCCGCACCGAGAACATGCGCTTCGTCAACTTCCCCGGCCATCCGCGCCTGATCGGCCAGTTCGTCGACGTGGAGATCACCGAGGCGATGAGCAATTCGCTGCGCGGGCGGGTGAAGCTGGCCGACGAAGTCGCCGCACTGGCGTCATGA
- a CDS encoding HlyC/CorC family transporter, producing MSDDPGSTSGPAHRTWWDRLGHMFSGEPRNRDELIEELRSAQTNGLLSVNTLTMVEGAIKVTELSVDDVMVPRAQIVMLAAESPLPDILAAVVESGHSRFPVHGEDKDEILGILLAKDLLKYFGAAEHFDIRAILRPAVLIPESMRLNVLLEEFRLSRNHMALVVNEYGGVAGLVTIEDVLEQIVGEIDDEHDDEEEPELMHEQPGGDWLVSALTPIEDFNEQTGADFSDEEYDTVGGMVTSEFGHLPEVGEEVSIGDYLFHVTEADDRRVQGFRVVRQ from the coding sequence ATGAGCGACGACCCCGGCAGTACCAGCGGCCCGGCCCACCGAACCTGGTGGGATCGACTGGGCCACATGTTTTCCGGCGAGCCACGCAACCGCGACGAACTGATCGAGGAATTGCGCTCCGCCCAGACCAACGGACTGCTGTCCGTGAACACCCTCACCATGGTCGAGGGTGCGATCAAGGTCACCGAACTCAGCGTTGACGACGTGATGGTGCCGCGCGCGCAGATCGTGATGCTGGCGGCCGAGTCACCGCTGCCCGACATCCTCGCCGCCGTGGTCGAATCCGGCCACTCGCGTTTCCCGGTGCACGGCGAGGACAAGGACGAAATCCTCGGCATCCTGCTGGCCAAGGACCTGTTGAAGTATTTCGGCGCCGCCGAACACTTCGACATCCGCGCGATCCTGCGCCCGGCCGTGCTGATCCCCGAATCGATGCGGCTGAACGTGTTGCTGGAAGAATTCCGCCTGAGCCGCAACCACATGGCGCTGGTGGTCAACGAATACGGCGGCGTCGCCGGCCTGGTCACCATCGAGGACGTGCTCGAGCAGATCGTCGGCGAGATCGACGACGAGCACGACGACGAGGAAGAACCGGAGCTGATGCACGAGCAGCCCGGCGGCGACTGGCTGGTCAGCGCCTTGACGCCGATCGAGGATTTCAACGAACAGACCGGCGCCGACTTCTCCGACGAGGAGTACGACACCGTGGGCGGCATGGTCACCTCCGAGTTCGGCCACTTGCCCGAGGTCGGCGAGGAAGTCAGCATCGGCGACTACCTGTTCCACGTTACCGAGGCCGACGATCGACGGGTGCAGGGCTTCCGCGTGGTGCGCCAGTAG
- a CDS encoding magnesium and cobalt transport protein CorA → MHGMNPTSPPADSVARTDQPMVVNCIAYRQDGSRIGDVTLDAISDVLAEPDTFVWVGLHEPDEALLLKIQDEFGLHDLAIEDAHAAHQRTKIEAYGDSLFLVVQTAQLIDGQLAFGETHIFFGPRYLVTVRHGASLSYAPARRTCEHTPELLANGPSYGLYGVLDFIVDNLLPIVRDFREEVQQLEHDIFGETFKSSTIRRLYDMQRDLMTLRLAVAPLQDIVQQLIRLYPNLIPEELRAYFRDVYDHAFRVNEAISAMREMLTAAINVNLSLVSLRQNEVMKKLAGWAAMLAAPTLLTSWYGMNFTHMPELSRPWAYPAMIVLMGCIVGGIYVGLKRARWL, encoded by the coding sequence ATGCACGGCATGAATCCGACTTCGCCTCCAGCAGACTCCGTGGCGCGCACCGACCAGCCCATGGTGGTGAACTGCATCGCCTATCGCCAGGACGGCAGCCGCATCGGCGACGTCACGCTGGATGCGATCAGCGATGTACTGGCCGAACCGGACACCTTCGTCTGGGTCGGCCTGCACGAACCGGACGAAGCCCTGCTGCTGAAGATCCAGGACGAATTCGGCCTGCACGACTTGGCCATCGAAGACGCCCATGCCGCGCATCAGCGCACCAAGATCGAGGCCTATGGCGACTCGCTGTTCCTGGTGGTGCAGACCGCCCAGCTGATCGATGGCCAGCTGGCGTTCGGCGAAACGCACATCTTCTTCGGCCCGCGTTACCTGGTCACCGTGCGCCACGGGGCCTCGCTGTCGTATGCGCCGGCCCGGCGCACCTGCGAACACACCCCCGAGCTGCTGGCCAACGGCCCCAGCTACGGACTCTACGGCGTGCTCGACTTCATCGTCGACAACCTGCTGCCGATCGTGCGCGACTTCCGCGAAGAGGTGCAGCAGCTGGAGCACGACATCTTCGGCGAGACCTTCAAGAGCAGCACGATCCGCCGCCTGTACGACATGCAGCGCGACCTGATGACGCTGCGGCTGGCAGTGGCGCCGCTGCAGGACATCGTGCAACAGCTGATCCGGCTGTACCCGAACCTGATCCCCGAGGAACTGCGCGCCTATTTCCGCGACGTCTACGACCACGCCTTCCGCGTAAACGAGGCGATCAGCGCGATGCGCGAAATGCTCACCGCGGCGATCAACGTCAACCTGTCGCTGGTCAGCCTGCGCCAGAACGAGGTGATGAAGAAGCTCGCCGGCTGGGCCGCGATGCTCGCCGCACCCACCCTGCTCACCAGCTGGTACGGCATGAACTTCACCCACATGCCCGAACTCAGCCGCCCGTGGGCGTACCCGGCGATGATCGTGCTGATGGGCTGCATCGTGGGCGGCATCTACGTGGGGCTGAAACGCGCACGCTGGCTGTAG
- a CDS encoding TetR/AcrR family transcriptional regulator, giving the protein MATSNKRAKAGRRAGRPSGDDQDLRRRLLDAAIAQFARTGIAATSLRAIATEAGVTPAMLHYYFGDKARLQQALIDERLLPALAPLRTQLEHAGDDPAALIEGFVRGIGELVVHHPWLPPLWVREVLCEGGALRDVLFTQAVPGVPQLLAQRFAAAQADGRLNAALDPRLLVVSLVGLTLFPAAGAPIWRRAFGAEELGAEVMLRHTLALLGHGIGAAEPGETA; this is encoded by the coding sequence ATGGCCACCTCGAACAAGCGCGCAAAAGCGGGTCGCCGTGCCGGGCGACCCAGCGGTGACGACCAGGACCTGCGCCGGCGCCTGCTGGATGCGGCGATCGCCCAGTTCGCGCGCACCGGGATCGCCGCCACCTCGCTGCGGGCGATCGCCACCGAGGCCGGCGTCACCCCGGCGATGCTGCATTACTACTTCGGCGACAAGGCGCGACTGCAGCAGGCGCTGATCGACGAGCGCCTGCTGCCGGCGCTGGCGCCGCTGCGCACGCAACTTGAACATGCCGGGGACGACCCGGCCGCACTGATCGAGGGTTTCGTGCGCGGCATCGGCGAACTGGTCGTGCACCATCCGTGGCTGCCGCCGCTGTGGGTGCGCGAGGTGCTGTGCGAAGGCGGCGCGCTGCGCGACGTGCTGTTCACCCAGGCCGTGCCGGGCGTGCCGCAGTTGCTGGCGCAACGCTTCGCGGCGGCGCAGGCGGATGGACGGCTGAATGCGGCGCTGGACCCGCGCCTGCTGGTCGTCTCGCTGGTCGGACTCACCCTGTTTCCCGCCGCGGGTGCGCCGATCTGGCGACGCGCGTTCGGCGCCGAAGAGCTGGGGGCCGAGGTCATGCTCAGGCACACACTGGCCTTGCTCGGACACGGTATTGGCGCGGCAGAACCGGGAGAAACCGCATGA
- a CDS encoding PhoH family protein, producing MSELNQRDFTLDPEDNARLANLCGPFDEHLRQIELRLGVEINHRGSIFQVIGANDPAKATEKVLRALYASTEDEALTGAKINLHLAESGVDAIAEADAGEAQEVVIKVKRGVIKGRGPNQARYLHAIASHDINFGVGPAGTGKTYLAVASAVEALEANRVQRLILVRPAVEAGEKLGFLPGDLSQKVDPYLRPLYDALYEMLGFEKVAKLIERNVIEIAPLAYMRGRTLNDSYVILDEAQNTTVEQMKMFLTRIGFGTVAVITGDVTQVDLPRSTRSGLRQAIEVLRGVNGISFTFFTSRDVVRHPLVAKIVRAYEAFEQKDEGGE from the coding sequence ATGAGCGAACTCAACCAGCGCGACTTCACCCTCGACCCCGAAGACAACGCCCGCCTCGCCAACCTGTGCGGGCCGTTCGACGAGCACCTGCGCCAGATCGAACTGCGCCTCGGCGTGGAGATCAACCACCGCGGCAGCATCTTCCAGGTGATCGGCGCGAACGACCCGGCCAAGGCCACCGAAAAAGTGCTGCGTGCGCTGTATGCCAGCACCGAGGACGAGGCGCTGACCGGCGCGAAGATCAACCTGCACCTGGCCGAATCCGGCGTCGACGCGATCGCCGAAGCGGACGCCGGGGAAGCGCAGGAAGTGGTGATCAAGGTCAAGCGCGGCGTGATCAAGGGCCGCGGCCCGAACCAGGCGCGCTACCTGCACGCGATCGCCAGTCACGACATCAACTTCGGCGTGGGCCCGGCCGGCACCGGCAAGACCTATCTCGCCGTCGCCAGCGCGGTCGAGGCGCTGGAGGCGAACCGGGTGCAGCGGCTGATCCTGGTGCGCCCGGCGGTCGAGGCCGGCGAGAAGCTGGGCTTCCTGCCCGGCGACCTGTCGCAGAAGGTCGACCCCTACCTGCGCCCGCTGTACGACGCGCTGTACGAGATGCTGGGCTTCGAGAAGGTGGCCAAGCTGATCGAGCGCAACGTGATCGAGATCGCGCCGCTGGCCTACATGCGTGGCCGCACCTTGAACGATTCCTACGTGATCCTCGACGAAGCGCAGAACACCACGGTCGAGCAGATGAAGATGTTCCTGACCCGGATCGGCTTCGGCACGGTGGCGGTGATCACCGGCGACGTCACCCAGGTCGACCTGCCGCGCAGCACGCGCTCGGGCCTGCGCCAGGCCATCGAGGTCTTGCGGGGCGTGAACGGCATCAGCTTCACCTTCTTCACCTCGCGCGACGTGGTGCGCCATCCGCTGGTGGCGAAGATCGTGCGGGCGTACGAGGCGTTCGAGCAGAAGGACGAGGGCGGCGAATGA
- a CDS encoding HlyD family secretion protein has translation MKIAAVICRSLAALLLVITAACGKQAPQALGTLEFDRITLPAPAAERIVAVDVREGEQVKTGQPLLQLDPAHTRAQLASAEAQLQQQREVLAELQTGPRSEDIAKARANLAAAQAQSREARAYYNRLLPLKGQNYVAAADLDRARAAAGNADGQVAASRAALDELLHGTRPEQLAQAQAAVAAAQAQVDAQQVLLGKLAVVAPRAGRIDSLPYKLGDQAPVGAPVAILLAGDAPYARIYVPVQQRAGVHVGDAIRVFVTGREQPYAGKVRMIRSEPDFTPYYALIGDDAARLSYLAEVTLGADAAQLPAGLPVRVEFRESSK, from the coding sequence ATGAAGATCGCAGCCGTGATTTGCCGCTCGCTGGCGGCCTTGCTGCTCGTCATCACCGCCGCTTGCGGGAAACAGGCGCCGCAGGCGCTGGGCACGCTCGAATTCGACCGCATCACGCTGCCGGCACCAGCCGCCGAACGCATCGTGGCGGTCGACGTACGCGAGGGCGAGCAGGTCAAGACGGGTCAGCCGCTGCTGCAATTGGACCCCGCGCACACCCGCGCCCAGCTCGCATCCGCCGAGGCCCAGCTGCAGCAGCAGCGCGAGGTACTGGCCGAACTCCAGACCGGCCCGCGCAGCGAGGACATCGCCAAGGCGCGGGCGAACCTGGCGGCGGCGCAGGCCCAGTCGCGCGAAGCCCGCGCGTACTACAACCGCCTGCTGCCGCTGAAGGGCCAGAACTACGTGGCCGCGGCCGACCTCGATCGCGCCCGCGCCGCGGCCGGCAACGCCGACGGTCAGGTGGCCGCCTCGCGCGCGGCGCTGGACGAACTGCTGCACGGCACGCGCCCCGAGCAGCTCGCGCAGGCGCAGGCTGCGGTGGCGGCGGCGCAGGCGCAAGTCGATGCGCAGCAGGTGTTGCTGGGCAAACTCGCGGTCGTGGCGCCGCGCGCCGGGCGGATCGACAGCCTGCCGTACAAGCTCGGCGACCAGGCGCCGGTGGGTGCGCCGGTGGCGATCCTGCTGGCCGGCGATGCGCCGTATGCGCGCATCTACGTGCCAGTGCAGCAGCGCGCCGGCGTGCACGTCGGCGACGCGATCCGGGTATTCGTGACCGGCCGCGAACAGCCGTATGCCGGCAAGGTGCGGATGATCCGCAGCGAGCCGGACTTCACACCCTACTACGCGCTGATCGGCGACGACGCGGCGCGGCTGAGCTATCTGGCCGAAGTGACGCTGGGTGCGGATGCGGCCCAGCTCCCCGCCGGTCTACCGGTGCGCGTCGAATTTCGCGAGTCCAGCAAGTGA
- a CDS encoding NUDIX hydrolase — MTHPTDRIPADASAPVETLYEGRWLSLRKRGRWEYAERNNPGGAVIILAVTPEDKVLFVEQYRVSILQNTIEMPAGLVGDLPGQDDEDILLAAQRELEEETGYRCERVEFIHQGPSSSGMSTEMIAFARARDLHRVGPGGGDESENIVVHEVPRSVAGAWLFARAAEGYSIDPKLFAGLWFIEHGGQPGATGA; from the coding sequence ATGACCCACCCCACCGACCGCATCCCCGCCGACGCCAGCGCGCCGGTGGAAACCCTCTACGAGGGACGCTGGCTGAGCCTGCGCAAGCGCGGCCGCTGGGAGTATGCCGAGCGCAACAATCCCGGCGGCGCGGTGATCATCCTGGCCGTGACGCCCGAGGACAAGGTGCTGTTCGTCGAGCAGTACCGCGTGTCGATCCTGCAGAACACCATCGAGATGCCGGCGGGCCTGGTCGGCGACCTGCCCGGCCAGGACGACGAGGACATCCTGCTGGCGGCGCAGCGCGAGCTGGAGGAAGAAACCGGCTATCGCTGCGAACGCGTGGAATTCATCCACCAGGGGCCGTCGTCCTCGGGCATGAGCACCGAGATGATCGCGTTCGCCCGCGCCCGGGATCTGCACAGGGTCGGCCCCGGTGGCGGCGACGAAAGCGAGAACATCGTGGTGCACGAGGTACCGCGCAGCGTAGCGGGCGCATGGCTGTTTGCCCGCGCCGCGGAAGGCTATTCCATCGATCCCAAGCTGTTCGCGGGGCTGTGGTTCATCGAACACGGCGGACAGCCCGGGGCCACCGGCGCCTGA
- a CDS encoding ABC transporter permease, with protein sequence MNWRRLWAIVIKELRQMRRDRVTLAMIVGIPVIQLVLFGYAINTNLRGLATGIADQANTAGSRALVMDMLATGVVAPVAKADTPQELMAMIRGGDISIGIVVPPDFERRRIDGRELAQVLVDGSDTAVQGAAAQLAQVPIDSAMPDTRAPMTSTPAGGRISVVAFYNPQRRSAVNIVPGLIGVILTMTMVLFTAIAIVRERERGNMELLIATPLTRSELMIGKVLPYVAIGLVQTSVVLALGMWLFDVPIRGSVLDVYLASGLLILANLTLGLLISTRAQSQFQAMQMMIFVFLPSILLSGFMFPFAGMPKLVQWIAELLPLTHFLRLIRGVMLRGAGLWEMWGDVLALATFTLVMMTLAILRFRKRLD encoded by the coding sequence ATGAACTGGCGCCGGCTGTGGGCGATCGTGATCAAGGAACTGCGCCAGATGCGCCGCGACCGTGTCACGCTGGCGATGATCGTGGGCATCCCGGTGATCCAGCTGGTGCTGTTCGGCTACGCGATCAACACCAACCTGCGCGGGCTGGCCACCGGCATCGCCGACCAGGCCAACACCGCCGGCTCGCGTGCGCTGGTGATGGACATGCTGGCCACCGGCGTGGTCGCGCCGGTCGCGAAAGCGGACACGCCGCAGGAATTGATGGCGATGATCCGGGGCGGCGACATCAGCATCGGCATCGTGGTGCCGCCGGATTTCGAGCGCCGCCGCATCGATGGCCGCGAGCTGGCGCAGGTGCTGGTCGACGGCAGCGACACGGCGGTGCAGGGCGCCGCCGCGCAACTGGCGCAGGTGCCGATCGACAGTGCCATGCCGGATACGCGTGCGCCGATGACCAGCACGCCGGCGGGCGGACGGATCAGCGTGGTCGCGTTCTACAACCCGCAGCGCCGCTCGGCGGTCAACATCGTGCCGGGCCTGATCGGCGTGATCCTGACCATGACGATGGTGCTGTTCACCGCCATCGCGATCGTGCGCGAACGCGAGCGCGGCAACATGGAATTGCTGATCGCCACGCCGCTGACCCGTTCCGAGCTGATGATCGGCAAGGTGTTGCCGTACGTGGCGATCGGCCTGGTGCAGACCAGCGTGGTGCTGGCGCTGGGCATGTGGCTGTTCGACGTGCCGATCCGCGGCAGCGTGCTCGACGTGTACCTGGCGTCGGGCCTGCTGATCCTGGCCAACCTCACCCTGGGCCTGCTGATCTCCACCCGCGCGCAGTCGCAGTTCCAGGCGATGCAGATGATGATCTTCGTGTTCCTGCCGTCGATCCTGCTGTCCGGCTTCATGTTTCCGTTCGCCGGCATGCCGAAGCTGGTGCAGTGGATCGCCGAGCTGCTGCCGCTGACCCATTTCCTGCGCCTGATCCGCGGCGTGATGTTGCGCGGGGCGGGGCTGTGGGAGATGTGGGGCGACGTGCTCGCGCTGGCGACGTTTACCCTGGTGATGATGACGCTGGCGATCCTGCGTTTCCGCAAACGGCTGGATTGA
- a CDS encoding ABC transporter ATP-binding protein: MRARGLTRRFGKLVAVDHVDLEVPAKRVYGFLGPNGSGKSTTIRMLCGLLTPTDGEIEVLGLKIPAQADELRPHIGYMTQKFSLFEDLSVRENLEFLAAIQGVPKAKTKGRIDELIEQYHFGDRQQQLAGSMSGGQKQRLALACAVIHEPELLFLDEPTSAVDPESRRDFWEKLFELADIGTTMLVSTHLMDEAERCHRLAILDRGALVADGTPGELTTELDGRTFVVDTADPRAAQRALVDVPGVLGVAQVGNTLRVLIAEDAGDATQRMDKALATAGSKAEVAPAPPNLEDVFVAATRKGDADEERTA; encoded by the coding sequence ATCCGCGCCCGCGGCCTGACCAGGCGCTTCGGCAAGCTGGTCGCGGTCGATCACGTCGACCTCGAAGTGCCGGCGAAGCGTGTTTATGGCTTCCTCGGCCCGAACGGTTCGGGCAAGTCGACCACGATCCGCATGCTGTGCGGCCTGCTGACGCCGACCGACGGCGAGATCGAGGTGCTCGGCCTGAAGATCCCCGCGCAGGCCGACGAACTGCGCCCGCACATCGGCTACATGACGCAGAAGTTCTCGCTTTTCGAGGACCTCAGCGTGCGCGAGAACCTGGAATTCCTGGCCGCGATCCAGGGCGTGCCGAAGGCGAAAACGAAGGGCCGCATCGACGAGCTGATCGAGCAATACCATTTCGGCGACCGCCAGCAGCAGCTTGCCGGCAGCATGAGCGGTGGCCAGAAGCAGCGCCTGGCGCTGGCGTGCGCGGTGATCCACGAGCCGGAACTGCTGTTCCTGGACGAGCCGACCAGCGCGGTCGATCCGGAATCGCGCCGCGACTTCTGGGAAAAGTTGTTCGAGCTGGCCGACATCGGCACCACCATGCTGGTGTCCACCCACCTGATGGACGAGGCCGAACGCTGCCACCGGCTGGCGATCCTCGACCGCGGCGCGCTGGTCGCCGACGGCACGCCGGGCGAACTCACCACCGAGCTGGACGGACGCACCTTCGTCGTCGACACGGCCGACCCGCGGGCGGCCCAGCGCGCGCTGGTCGACGTGCCGGGCGTGCTCGGAGTGGCCCAGGTCGGCAACACCTTGCGCGTGCTGATCGCCGAAGACGCCGGCGACGCGACGCAACGCATGGACAAGGCGCTGGCGACGGCCGGATCGAAGGCCGAGGTGGCGCCGGCGCCGCCCAATCTCGAAGACGTGTTCGTCGCCGCCACGCGCAAGGGCGACGCGGACGAGGAGCGCACCGCATGA
- a CDS encoding GNAT family N-acetyltransferase: protein MSELVIRELGADEFVRVWPFFQTIAAGGDTYTYPRDITLEQARSMWTTPPARCFVAERDGQALGCYRLAPNQMGPGDHVANGSYMVAPQARGQGVASALCEHSLEQARQAGFSAMQFNAVVASNTTAVRLWQRHGFSIVGQVPGAFRHAQLGPTDLYVMHRTL, encoded by the coding sequence ATGAGCGAGCTGGTGATCCGGGAACTCGGCGCGGACGAGTTCGTGCGCGTGTGGCCGTTCTTCCAGACGATCGCTGCCGGCGGCGATACCTACACCTATCCGCGCGACATCACCCTCGAACAGGCCCGCTCCATGTGGACCACGCCGCCGGCACGCTGTTTCGTGGCCGAACGCGACGGCCAGGCACTGGGCTGTTATCGGCTGGCGCCCAACCAGATGGGTCCTGGCGACCACGTGGCCAACGGCAGCTACATGGTGGCGCCGCAAGCGCGCGGCCAGGGCGTGGCGTCGGCTTTGTGCGAGCACTCGCTGGAACAGGCGCGCCAGGCCGGCTTCAGCGCAATGCAGTTCAATGCCGTGGTGGCCAGCAACACCACCGCCGTGCGGCTGTGGCAGCGCCACGGCTTCAGCATCGTCGGCCAGGTGCCCGGTGCGTTCCGTCACGCGCAGCTCGGCCCCACCGATCTCTACGTGATGCATCGAACCCTGTAG